A DNA window from Sphingomonas changnyeongensis contains the following coding sequences:
- a CDS encoding alpha/beta hydrolase family protein, which yields MSARLFLRLAPAMLCLSAPAHGQGAAAPASVPAAVPGQAATRAEAGAGVGFEQARMGDGTEIGIWFPAYGAAKPQRLGLYAQQAITGAAPAGRRLPLIVMSHGNGGHFAGHSDTAAALARAGFVVASLTHPGDNWRDQSRATQMNGRVTALTALITHMLESWQHHAVLDPQRVGAFGFSAGGFTVLAAAGGRPDLARMGRHCADHPGFFDCGVVKAHPLPDPAWTARPDRRIKAVVAAAPALGFTFGRTGLSRVTMPVQLWRADNDPVLPAPFYADAVRADLPRRPEFHAVPGAGHFDFLAPCDAGGALARICATEGFDRGAFHARFNAEVVRFFRRHLARAQRPG from the coding sequence ATGTCTGCTCGTCTGTTTCTGCGCCTTGCCCCTGCGATGCTGTGCCTGTCGGCACCGGCCCATGGCCAGGGTGCCGCCGCCCCTGCGTCCGTCCCCGCTGCCGTTCCGGGCCAGGCGGCGACGCGTGCCGAGGCGGGCGCGGGCGTCGGCTTTGAGCAGGCGCGCATGGGGGACGGCACTGAGATCGGCATCTGGTTTCCGGCCTATGGCGCGGCAAAGCCGCAGCGGCTGGGCCTGTATGCGCAACAGGCCATCACTGGTGCCGCCCCGGCCGGCCGCCGGCTGCCGCTGATCGTCATGTCGCACGGCAATGGCGGGCATTTTGCCGGCCATTCCGACACGGCGGCGGCGCTGGCGCGCGCCGGCTTCGTCGTCGCGTCACTCACCCATCCGGGCGACAATTGGCGCGACCAGAGCCGGGCGACGCAGATGAATGGCCGCGTCACCGCGCTTACGGCGCTCATCACCCATATGCTGGAAAGCTGGCAGCATCATGCGGTGCTCGATCCGCAGCGGGTCGGCGCGTTCGGCTTTTCGGCGGGCGGCTTCACCGTGCTCGCCGCCGCCGGGGGACGGCCCGACCTTGCCCGCATGGGCCGCCACTGCGCCGATCATCCAGGCTTTTTCGATTGCGGGGTGGTGAAGGCGCATCCGCTGCCCGATCCCGCATGGACGGCCCGGCCGGACCGCCGCATCAAGGCGGTGGTCGCCGCCGCGCCGGCACTGGGCTTCACCTTTGGCCGCACGGGGCTGAGCCGCGTGACCATGCCCGTCCAGCTGTGGCGGGCCGACAATGACCCGGTGCTGCCCGCGCCCTTTTATGCCGATGCCGTGCGCGCCGATCTGCCGCGCCGGCCCGAATTCCACGCCGTTCCCGGGGCCGGACATTTCGATTTCCTCGCGCCCTGCGATGCCGGCGGGGCGCTGGCGCGCATCTGCGCGACCGAGGGGTTCGACCGGGGGGCTTTCCACGCCCGGTTCAATGCTGAGGTGGTGCGGTTTTTCCGCCGGCATCTGGCCCGCGCGCAAAGGCCGGGCTGA